A genome region from Lytechinus pictus isolate F3 Inbred chromosome 14, Lp3.0, whole genome shotgun sequence includes the following:
- the LOC129276671 gene encoding uncharacterized protein LOC129276671 — MSTTLVQGNSLTLLQGSRSSGVNVITPVMAVSVCRPPVSNGLPSRQGSAVGSSRLSAKSLPSNTHLKLHSQGSVPAMSSMSSSLLEPYPPVEDTTWAKNSGENVTLPRITSPVHLCSTANSQSSVVTTIDATTRKDRVGEVDAYLEKPHPPSIFPNFRALQRLAASAKLRINNLKSTEAKAITALLNQENNNVPQSCQDDVIQVNNVLNSSWESEDDGDASASHNNITDSVVHPEKGTSKSRTKKLYRSRSRRRGGKSPSKKKPSPAPKKDHNSLGDFALASTMTLNSRWERKKVETFSTKYSKSFTSRKSKEKDSSKRSSAEVSLTTVALEKRGDATTPRAITKQSKSEASNALTSRSVLEHAASVYGSGNQIHVRLSNKGRSSESDHSMKKVFLSEKQSSMLKDGGKGVPCAPPTSPTPHQLEKFEYIPSLTDLRSQRVLKDRLTVIDADEKKKSQKIREDRARQEKQSARNNIGMMRHRQRQEIYALNKVMTELENSQFLKFCETMKDKT; from the exons ATGTCTACAACTCTCGTCCAAGGGAACAGTCTCACCCTTCTCCAAGGGTCCAGGAGCTCTGGTGTCAATGTCATCACCCCGGTCATGGCCGTGTCTGTTTGCCGTCCACCGGTCAGCAATGGCTTGCCATCTCGACAGGGAAGTGCGGTTGGTTCCTCTCGGCTCTCGGCAAAAAGCCTTCCAAGTAACACCCATTTAAAGTTACACAGCCAGGGGAGTGTACCTGCAATGAGCAGTATGTCGTCATCGCTCCTCGAGCCTTATCCTCCAGTGGAAGACACCACCTGGGCAAAAAATAGTGGGGAGAATGTGACCCTACCTAGGATAACCAGTCCAGTGCATCTTTGCAGTACTGCCAACTCCCAGTCAAGTGTTGTAACCACCATCGATGCCACAACCAGGAAGGATAGAGTTGGTGAGGTGGATGCTTATCTCGAGAAACCACACCCACCTAGCATCTTCCCGAACTTTCGAGCCCTGCAGCGTCTCGCTGCCAGCGCAAAGCTGAGGATTAATAACCTTAAATCGACAGAGGCTAAAGCTATCACTGCTTTACTGaatcaagaaaacaataatgTGCCCCAATCTTGCCAGGATGATGTCATCCAAGTGAACAATGTTTTGAATTCTTCTTGGGAGTcagaagatgatggtgatgccaGTGCTTCTCACAATAACATCACAGATTCTGTTGTTCATCCTGAAAAAG GTACTTCCAAATCTAGGACCAAGAAACTCTACCGAAGCAGATCAAGGAGGCGAGGGGGCAAATCTCCTTCAAAGAAGAAACCCTCGCCCGCTCCAAAGAAAGACCACAACTCCTTGGGAGACTTCGCTCTAGCTTCAACCATGACACTGAACAGTCgctgggaaagaaaaaaggtagaAACATTCAGTACCAAGTACAGTAAGAGTTTCACGTCCCGGAAAAGTAAAGAGAAAGACTCGTCCAAGAGGAGTTCTGCTGAAGTGTCCTTGACGACGGTTGCTTTGGAGAAGAGAGGCGATGCAACGACACCCCGTGCAATCACCAAACAGAGCAAATCTGAGGCTTCCAATGCGCTGACATCACGATCAGTGTTAGAACATGCTGCATCGGTTTATGGAAGTGGAAACCAGATTCATGTGAGGCTGAGTAACAAGGGCAGGTCCAGTGAGTCGGATCATTCGATGAAGAAGGTGTTTTTGTCAGAGAAGCAGTCTAGTATGCTGAAGGATGGTGGGAAAGGCGTCCCCTGTGCCCCTCCCACTTCTCCCACCCCTCATCAGCTTGAGAAGTTCGAATACATACCATCATTAACCGATCTAAGA AGCCAAAGGGTATTGAAAGACAGGCTAACAGTGATCGATGcagatgagaagaaaaaaagccaGAAGATCCGCGAGGACAGAGCGCGTCAGGAAAAGCAGTCAGCCCGCAACAACATCGGCATGATGAGACATAGACAGAGGCAGGAGATCTACGCTCTCAACAAGGTCATGACGGAACTCGAGAATAGCCAGTTCCTCAAGTTCTGTGAAACCATGAAGGACAAGACCTGA